In Paraburkholderia caribensis, a single window of DNA contains:
- a CDS encoding AI-2E family transporter — MVKSDQLIERLAAVFALLLLVGGSLLVLAPFTTALLWGAILSYSSWGLYCKLSQTLGGRRKWAATLIVLIILVVVLGPFVYAGFALGAHTKDITAFVQKLTDSGLPDLPGWVARIPLVGSSIESFWERVTSSNSEMVAQLRVLAAPAGKWVLAAALAVTHGLGLLALSIILTFFFYTGGEGAAAWLNAGMRRIAGERADYLLALAGSTVKGVVYGILGTALVQGVLAGFGCWIAGVPTPALLGLATFFLSVIPGGPVVVWLPAAIWLYHGGATGWAIFLVVWGVVVVGMSDNVVKPILIGKSSDMPLILVMLGILGGAFAFGFLGVFIGPTLLAVAYTVLHDWTIGSPDARELAAKAGGKPVDAVAQVEKAREE, encoded by the coding sequence ATGGTGAAGTCGGATCAACTGATCGAGCGGCTGGCGGCTGTGTTCGCGTTGCTGCTGCTGGTCGGCGGCTCGCTGCTGGTGCTGGCGCCGTTCACGACCGCGCTGCTGTGGGGCGCGATTCTCAGCTACAGCTCGTGGGGCTTGTACTGCAAGCTGTCGCAGACCTTGGGCGGGCGGCGCAAGTGGGCGGCGACGCTGATCGTGCTCATCATTCTGGTCGTCGTGCTGGGCCCCTTCGTGTATGCGGGGTTTGCGCTGGGCGCGCATACCAAGGACATCACCGCGTTCGTGCAAAAGCTGACGGATTCGGGCTTGCCCGATTTGCCCGGTTGGGTTGCGCGGATTCCGCTTGTGGGCTCGAGCATCGAATCGTTCTGGGAGCGCGTGACCAGCAGTAATTCCGAGATGGTTGCGCAACTGCGTGTGCTGGCCGCGCCGGCGGGCAAGTGGGTTCTCGCGGCGGCACTTGCTGTCACGCATGGGCTGGGATTGCTCGCGCTCAGCATCATTCTCACTTTCTTCTTTTATACGGGCGGCGAAGGCGCTGCGGCGTGGCTCAACGCGGGCATGCGGCGCATTGCCGGCGAGCGCGCCGACTATCTGCTGGCGCTGGCGGGCAGCACGGTGAAGGGCGTGGTGTATGGCATCCTCGGGACGGCGCTGGTGCAGGGCGTGCTGGCTGGTTTCGGCTGCTGGATTGCCGGCGTGCCGACGCCGGCGTTGCTCGGACTCGCGACGTTCTTTCTTTCGGTGATACCGGGTGGCCCCGTGGTGGTGTGGCTGCCCGCCGCGATCTGGCTGTATCACGGCGGCGCAACGGGATGGGCGATCTTTCTCGTGGTGTGGGGCGTGGTGGTGGTGGGGATGTCCGATAACGTCGTCAAGCCTATCCTGATTGGAAAGAGCAGCGACATGCCGCTGATTCTCGTGATGCTCGGCATCCTGGGCGGCGCGTTCGCGTTTGGCTTCCTCGGCGTGTTCATTGGTCCGACGCTGCTCGCCGTGGCGTACACGGTGTTGCATGACTGGACGATCGGTTCGCCCGATGCTCGCGAACTGGCTGCGAAGGCGGGTGGAAAGCCGGTGGACGCGGTGGCGCAAGTCGAGAAGGCGCGGGAGGAATGA